AGAGGAGCTCTGAACGGACAAGGCGCCGATAGCACGTCCAGTGACGGCAAACTCCGACACCGTCCTGTACATCTGAGGCGTGAGCTCCGGAAGCCTGGCGTCCTCTGACTGCAGGACGTGCATGGCCTGTGCGATGGATGGCCGTTCGTTCTGGTCAGGGTGCGCGCACCACAGCCCGACGACGAGCACCCTctccatgcacctatcgttggcCTCGTCGCCGGCGGCCCTCAGCCGTTCGTCCGCCGCGTCGAGGATCGTGTTCCGGCCATACAGACCCCACATCCACTTGACCAGAACGAAGTGCGCACCGCCTTCCAGCAGGATCACGGGGCACCGGCCGGAGACAATCTCGAGGAGGACGATGCCGAAGCTGTAGACGTCAGAGTAGGTGCTCGGGTGGTGCGTGTTGACGAACTCCGGATCGATGTACCCCGCCGTGCCCATCACGGCCCTAGTGGTGTGCCACCGTGCGCCGTGATCACCGAGCCGGGCAAGGCCGAAGTCGCCGAGCCTGGTGCCGAGCGAGTCGTCCAGCATGATGTTGCTGGGCTTGATGTCGCCGTGCACCACGCACTGCTCCCACTCCTGATGGAGATACCGCAATGCTGAGCCCAAGCCGAGGATGATCTGGTACCTATGTGTATGTACCTTAAAAATCAATTAGTGCTTGGTAAAAAGAGATAAAAGACAGCCTAAATATTCTCACAACAATCACAATTCACAATCATCAGCAGGATGTTGTTTACCTTTCTGGCCACGTCAAAAAGCTCTCGCTGTCGCTGCGGTGGAGATGCCTGTCCAGGCTTCCTTGGGCCACCAGCTCGTAGACAAGCAGGAGGCCGTGGCGGCTATCGCACCAGCCCAGGAGCTGCACGAGGTTGCGATGcttgagccggctgatgatcctcACCTCCGCCTCAAACTGCTTCCTCCCTTGCGCCGACGACTCCGATGATAACATCTTGATGGCCACCGGGCGCTCTTCGCCGGCAACAGCGAGCTTACCCCTATAGACACTTCCAAAGCCACCGCGACCGAGCTTGCCATCATCGGCAAAGTTGTTGGTGGCGGCCGCCAGCTCGCGGTACGTATACCGCCTAGGGCCGCTGGCAGCCACTCCTCTCTCGAGCTCGGCCCTGCTGTCGTCTTGTTCTTGGTAATCGTTGTCGTCGTCGCTGCTTCCATTTGGTGGTACTCCTCTTCCTCCCAACGATCTTCTTCTTTTGCGTTTCTGCTGCCGTACTAGAAAGGCCAGAACGGCTGCACATACCAAGAGAAATAGCAGAGGCACTAGCACCGCGATTATCAGGATTCCTACTGATCTCTTCTTGGGATTCTGGATGCTGTCAGGTGTCAGAGGCAGCAGCGCTGGCGCCGGCGCTGGTGGTTCCTGCAGGGTGGATGTGAATGACCATGATAGTATCTGGTGCAGCTCGGCGTAGCTGCCAGTCGCCGCTGAGAAGCCCACGGTGACATACTCTGGCAGGTATTTGCGCAGATCGATAGTTTTGTTGACATTGTACCatgtgttgttgatgttgagatcAGCAACTAGCAACTTGGTGATATTGTTGTACCTGACGATGGCCATCTTGGTGAAATTGGACTTGAGGTTATTGTTCTGCGACGTGATGTTGGTGGATGCCGTGGAGTTGAGGGAGTTGACGTCGATTCCGATATGGCCGTCGCTTATATCGTCGTATTCCGGATTCAGAAaggtgtcaaactccaccgcgaTGATACCGGCGCTATCATTCCAGTACTTGGATTCCCTAGGGAGGATGCCCAAGGCGCCCCCTCTGCTGTCGCCGGCAGGCATACCAGACTCGGGAGGGACGAGGAAGAAGGCCAGCCCGTCACCACTCAAACCACTGCCAACCGGCATTATGTTGAAGTGGAAGGTGGTGGTGAAGCTGGCCATCTCGCCACTAGGTCTGTCCCATAGCCGCATTGCTTCCACGTATTGAGCCCGGCCGACGCTCCACATGATGTCTTTTGTCAGGTGAAGCCCTTCCGTATCCTCGATGGTCGCATCGCTGGTGCAGTTTAGCAATTCATGGAGGTTAGCAGGGCTTTGTGGATGGGAGAAGCTGAGGTTGAAGGACAGCGAGCCAGCCCCCGGGACATGGATGGACAGTAGCATCCATAAACAGCAGCAGAGGCTGCTGCAGGAGACGACGTTGAGGCCGGAGGAGGAACGGCAGCTCACTCTCACTATGGCCATTGTTACTTACTAGCTAGCATTTGATCTGTGGtttggagaaggaagaaggacaCAAAATCTTGGGACAATATATGGTCTGATGATATGAGATGCACTAGTTCCAAACCGAGAAACAGAGCCCCATATCGTTTGGCTGGTGTTTTATAAGCCAGTCTCACAGACCAACGGGGGTCACAGACCAGTCACAGCGAAGCTACTAAGCAGTCTCCAATTCAGTTTGATTGCGAGTCTGTGACAACGACTGGGCCAGCGTAGACTTTTTTTTTACTCGGTTTTTTCCTTTTGACTCATCAATAGTAGCGTAGACTTGGATTGTCAAACCATCGTCAAGCCGTCCCGTGTGAGTCAAACATCTTTTCTGACCATGGACTGCCCATTGGAACAAGGACATGGAATGAAATTAGTAATACTAGTCCATCAATCCGTGCTCTTATATTAAATCGTATATTTTTTTTCCTCTTTTTATTCATTTCCTAACACAATAGGCATAATGATATGTGGTGTCTACCCAATTGTGATAAACTTATCAGTTACAAGAGCTATTTTGGCTTAAGGTAGAGGACTTCTCATCTCGAGAAAACGCCCGAACCCCATGCCCTGCTCGCACATAGGGACCCGTAAACTGGTGAGAGGCCCGGTCCTTTTACCTGTGCTTTGGGAACGCAGGACAGGTGAGGTTTTTTTTTTTCCACACCGCACCGATCATAATTCGCCCCACCAAGGGTTCAAACTCTGGTCACTGTGGACGCCATCCCGAGGCTTGACCAACGCTCTGTGTACCAGTGAAGATATAGAAATCTTCATGCACCCATATCTTGATGAATCTAACTAGGAGTCATCTTTGAACGAGTAAGAGTATATACCACGGAATACTCTACATGACTACCCTATCACTATATGATCGAGAGTAATGGGAATTTAGAACCTTCCTAGTTACTAACAGTGGCCCAGACAGCAACAAAGCAAAAGGAAATCTACTATTCGACTACTAGTACTAACAATGTAGAGAACAAATTACGACAGTCAATTCGACCACTCGTACAGTCGTActaacaaagaagagaaaaagtACCGATATTAGATCAGGCAATGTAGTGTAGTATTACTGGAGGGAAAAGACACGGCGATGAGAGGAGCTAGCTTACTTGAGCTTGCAGGCCTGGGCGCTGAGGGATTCTCGCCGGAGTATGTActggagctcgacggcggcgaggGACCGGATCTGGGTACGCCGAGAAAGGCAGCCGGGAGGAGCCGAATGCGGATGCCGAACGGAGCTGTGTCGAGGTCCATGTCATCCGATTCTTCTCTCACCGGAGATGGAGGCCGGACGGAGCTCGCCACCTCGCCGCCAGCCGCCGGCTCTAGCTAGGGGGCAAAACAACAGAGCGGTGGGattgggattttttttttttttcctttgagaGCAGAGGGAGTGGGATTGGAATGATTGTTTacttggccttgtttagttctactTTTGGGATAATATCAGAAATACTGTAGTATTTTATTTGTATTTATCagttattgtccaaacattgactaattagccttaaaagattcgtctcgtaaagtaccagcaaactgtgtaattagttattttttttacctatatttaatactccatatatatgtcaaagatttgatgtgatggagaatctttgCACTTTTTGCACTTTGGAGGGGAACCAAACAGGGGCTTGGGCTGTTTTCTCTACTTGGGCCGTACCGAAGCGTATATCTGGTTCGAGTATCCGGTCCAATACGTGTATAAATTCGTAGATACTGCCTGTATTCGTATCTAAGATGTATTTGGAGGCGTATTCAGCCATATCCATATTCGCGCATTATTTAAGGTATACGTGGAGATAATTTCATTTTCCACGCACGGACCAGGTCAAAAAGCGTGAGGAAAATTCTTTTTCCACTGATTTTATATTATGTTGACGGTGTCACCACCGACTGACGCACTTAACAACCACCATCTCCAGTACAGTATAAACTACGTATAAATCAAAGTCAAGGAAGCCAACAAACTTGGATAAAGATAGGACGTTGTGTGGCAGACCAATTTAGATGGGGACACACGCGACACATGGAGTCCAGGAACAAAAACAAATCCCATTCAGCTTTGCAAAGGCTCTCCTGTCAGAAAGCAAGTTTAGCACCAATCTTCTCAGCACGGGCCACGGGGGGTTTCCTAACAACCAGAGTGAGTATACTGTACTGTATTTATGTCACTGATCAGAGTGTACTGTATTCAGAGAGATTCGTTCCAAATGGCACAGCCCATGTTAAACAATAGTAGATCACATTTGTAGTTAAACAAAAGATCACATTTGTAGTTAAACAATAGCCCAGGTTCCAAATGGGGCAGAAGAATCATGAATTACACTGCAAGAATTTCATCAACTGATCACAGCCCAAGTTAAACCCTGAGCCACAGTGCTGGTTATTCTCAACTCTCAACAGATCACAAAAACCTCCCAATTTGACAAATCAAATCCTTGCAGATTAATTATAATAATAAAGATCTGCTTTTTTTCCTTAGAAAAAAATTACATATACAGCCATATTTCTTCCATGGTTTCAGCTCAATAACATCATCATGTTTCCTACCGGCCACCTTCAACAATCTCAGCAGGAATGCATTATACAGCAGGTCAGTTAAACATAGCACTGTGTATCTCTATGCTAGAAAGCTGTATTGGCAGGAGAAACAATAATCATCGGCAGGAGAAACAATAATCGACAGCTTCAGCCACGCTGTTTCTTCGAgctaggtaaatcatcatcatagTGACCGCCATCTTCCGCCCCATCTCTCTCGCCCTTCTTCCTAGCCAGGATCTTGTTGATCTTGTGGAGGTCATTCGTGAGCTTCTGGTCCTTGTTCTGCTTCCTGGTCTTCCTGCCGTCCTGCATCTTCACCCCAAACTGGAAGGCGGCCTTTGGCATGNNNNNNNNNNNNNNNNNNNNNNNNNNNNNNNNNNNNNNNNNNNNNNNNNNNNNNNNNNNNNNNNNNNNNNNNNNNNNNNNNNNNNNNNNNNNNNNNNNNNNNNNNNNNNNNNNNNNNNNNNNNNNNNNNNNNNNNNNNNNNNNNNNNNNNNNNNNNNNNNNNNNNNNNNNNNNNNNNNNNNNNNNNNNNNNNNNNNNNNNNNNNNNNNNNNNNNNNNNNNNNNNNNNNNNNNNNNNNNNNNNNNNNNNNNNNNNNNNNNNNNNNNNNNNNNNNNNNNNNNNNNNNNNNNNNNNNNNNNNNNNNNNNNNNNNNNNNNNNNNNNNNNNNNNNNNNNNNNNNNNNNNNNNNNNNNNNNNNNNNNNNNNNNNNNNNNNNNNNNNNNNNNNNNNNNNNNNNNNNNNNNNNNNNNNNNNNNNNNNNNNNNNNNNNNNNNNNNNNNNNNNNNNNNNNNNNNNNNNNNNNNNNNNNNNNNNNNNNNNNNNNNNNNNNNNNNNNNNNNNNNNNNNNNNNNNNNNNNNNNNNNNNNNNNNNNNNNNNNNNNNNNNNNNNNNNNNNNNNNNNNNNNNNNNNNNNNNNNNNNNNNNNNNNNNNNNNNNNNNNNNNNNNNNNNNNNNNNNNNNNNNNNNNNNNNNNNNNNNNNNNNNNNNNNNNNNNNNNNNNNNNNNNNNNNNNNNNNNNNNNNNNNNNNNNNNNNNNNNNNNNNNNNNNNNNNNNNNNNNNNNNNNNNNNNNNNNNNNNNNNNNNNNNNNNNNNNNNNNNNNNNNNNNNNNNNNNNNNNNNNNNNNNNNNNNNNNNNNNNNNNNNNNNNNNNNNNNNNNNNNNNNNNNNNNNNNNNNNNNNNNNNNNNNNNNNNNNNNNNNNNNNNNNNNNNNNNNNNNNNNNNNNNNNNNNNNNNNNNNNNNNNNNNNNNNNNNNNNNNNNNNNNNNNNNNNNNNNNNNNNNNNNNNNNNNNNNNNNNNNNNNNNNNNNNNNNNNNNNNNNNNNNNNNNNNNNNNNNNNNNNNNNNNNNNNNNNNNNNNNNNNNNNNNNNNNNNNNNNNNNNNNNNNNNNNNNNNNNNNNNNNNNNNNNNNNNNNNNNNNNNNNNNNNNNNNNNNNNNNNNNNNNNNNNNNNNNNNNNNNNNNNNNNNNNNNNNNNNNNNNNNNNNNNNNNNNNNNNNNNNNNNNNNNNNNNNNNNNNNNNNNNNNNNNNNNNNNNNNNNNNNNNNNNNNNNNNNNNNNNNNNNNNNNNNNNNNNNNNNNNNNNNNNNNNNNNNNNNNNNNNNNNNNNNNNNNNNNNNNNNNNNNNNNNNNNNNNNNNNNNNNNNNNNNNNNNNNNNNNNNNNNNNNNNNNNNNNNNNNNNNNNNNNNNNNNNNNNNNNNNNNNNNNNNNNNNNNNNNNNNNNNNNNNNNNNNNNNNNNNNNNNNNNNNNNNNNNNNNNNNNNNNNNNNNNNNNNNNNNNNNNNNNNNNNNNNNNNNNNNNNNNNNNNNNNNNNNNNNNNNNNNNNNNNNNNNNNNNNNNNNNNNNNNNNNNNNNNNNNNNNNNNNNNNNNNNNNNNNNNNNNNNNNNNNNNNNNNNNNNNNNNNNNNNNNNNNNNNNNNNNNNNNNNNNNNNNNNNNNNNNNNNNNNNNNNNNNNNNNNNNNNNNNNNNNNNNNNNNNNNNNNNNNNNNNNNNNNNNNNNNNNNNNNNNNNNNNNNNNNNNNNNNNNNNNNNNNNNNNNNNNNNNNNNNNNNNNNNNNNNNNNNNNNNNNNNNNNNNNNNNNNNNNNNNNNNNNNNNNNNNNNNNNNNNNNNNNNNNNNNNNNNNNNNNNNNNNNNNNNNNNNNNNNNNNNNNNNNNNNNNNNNNNNNNNNNNNNNNNNNNNNNNNNNNNNNNNNNNNNNNNNNNNNNNNNNNNNNNNNNNNNNNNNNNNNNNNNNNNNNNNNNNNNNNNNNNNNNNNNNNNNNNNNNNNNNNNNNNNNNNNNNNNNNNNNNNNNNNNNNNNNNNNNNNNNNNNNNNNNNNNNNNNNNNNNNNNNNNNNNNNNNNNNNNNNNNNNNNNNNNNNNNNNNNNNNNNNNNNNNNNNNNNNNNNNNNNNNNNNNNNNNNNNNNNNNNNNNNNNNNNNNNNNNNNNNNNNNNNNNNNNNNNNNNNNNNNNNNNNNNNNNNNNNNNNNNNNNNNNNNNNNNNNNNNNNNNNNNNNNNNNNNNNNNNNNNNNNNNNNNNNNNNNNNNNNNNNNNNNNNNNNNNNNNNNNNNNNNNNNNNNNNNNNNNNNNNNNNNNNNNNNNNNNNNNNNNNNNNNNNNNNNNNNNNNNNNNNNNNNNNNNNNNNNNNNNNNNNNNNNNNNNNNNNNNNNNNNNNNNNNNNNNNNNNNNNNNNNNNNNNNNNNNNNNNNNNNNNNNNNNNNNNNNNNNNNNNNNNNNNNNNNNNNNNNNNNNNNNNNNNNNNNNNNNNNNNNNNNNNNNNNNNNNNNNNNNNNNNNNNNNNNNNNNNNNNNNNNNNNNNNNNNNNNNNNNNNNNNNNNNNNNNNNNNNNNNNNNNNNNNNNNNNNNNNNNNNNNNNNNNNNNNNNNNNNNNNNNNNNNNNNNNNNNNNNNNNNNNNNNNNNNNNNNNNNNNNNNNNNNNNNNNNNNNNNNNNNNNNNNNNNNNNNNNNNNNNNNNNNNNNNNNNNNNNNNNNNNNNNNNNNNNNNNNNNNNNNNNNNNNNNNNNNNNNNNNNNNNNNNNNNNNNNNNNNNNNNNNNNNNNNNNNNNNNNNNNNNNNNNNNNNNNNNNNNNNNNNNNNNNNNNNNNNNNNNNNNNNNNNNNNNNNNNNNNNNNNNNNNNNNNNNNNNNNNNNNNNNNNNNNNNNNNNNNNNNNNNNNNNNNNNNNNNNNNNNNNNNNNNNNNNNNNNNNNNNNNNNNNNNNNNNNNNNNNNNNNNNNNNNNNNNNNNNNNNNNNNNNNNNNNNNNNNNNNNNNNNNNNNNNNNNNNNNNNNNNNNNNNNNNNNNNNNNNNNNNNNNNNNNNNNNNNNNNNNNNNNNNNNNN
This window of the Miscanthus floridulus cultivar M001 unplaced genomic scaffold, ASM1932011v1 fs_313_1, whole genome shotgun sequence genome carries:
- the LOC136531270 gene encoding L-type lectin-domain containing receptor kinase IX.1-like isoform X1; translated protein: MAIVRVSCRSSSGLNVVSCSSLCCCLWMLLSIHVPGAGSLSFNLSFSHPQSPANLHELLNCTSDATIEDTEGLHLTKDIMWSVGRAQYVEAMRLWDRPSGEMASFTTTFHFNIMPVGSGLSGDGLAFFLVPPESGMPAGDSRGGALGILPRESKYWNDSAGIIAVEFDTFLNPEYDDISDGHIGIDVNSLNSTASTNITSQNNNLKSNFTKMAIVRYNNITKLLVADLNINNTWYNVNKTIDLRKYLPEYVTVGFSAATGSYAELHQILSWSFTSTLQEPPAPAPALLPLTPDSIQNPKKRSVGILIIAVLVPLLFLLVCAAVLAFLVRQQKRKRRRSLGGRGVPPNGSSDDDNDYQEQDDSRAELERGVAASGPRRYTYRELAAATNNFADDGKLGRGGFGSVYRGKLAVAGEERPVAIKMLSSESSAQGRKQFEAEVRIISRLKHRNLVQLLGWCDSRHGLLLVYELVAQGSLDRHLHRSDSESFLTWPERYQIILGLGSALRYLHQEWEQCVVHGDIKPSNIMLDDSLGTRLGDFGLARLGDHGARWHTTRAVMGTAGYIDPEFVNTHHPSTYSDVYSFGIVLLEIVSGRCPVILLEGGAHFVLVKWMWGLYGRNTILDAADERLRAAGDEANDRCMERVLVVGLWCAHPDQNERPSIAQAMHVLQSEDARLPELTPQMYRTVSEFAVTGRAIGALSVQSSSSATTATTGGHSKVSSESATSALLPDSKELG
- the LOC136531270 gene encoding L-type lectin-domain containing receptor kinase IX.1-like isoform X2 yields the protein MWSVGRAQYVEAMRLWDRPSGEMASFTTTFHFNIMPVGSGLSGDGLAFFLVPPESGMPAGDSRGGALGILPRESKYWNDSAGIIAVEFDTFLNPEYDDISDGHIGIDVNSLNSTASTNITSQNNNLKSNFTKMAIVRYNNITKLLVADLNINNTWYNVNKTIDLRKYLPEYVTVGFSAATGSYAELHQILSWSFTSTLQEPPAPAPALLPLTPDSIQNPKKRSVGILIIAVLVPLLFLLVCAAVLAFLVRQQKRKRRRSLGGRGVPPNGSSDDDNDYQEQDDSRAELERGVAASGPRRYTYRELAAATNNFADDGKLGRGGFGSVYRGKLAVAGEERPVAIKMLSSESSAQGRKQFEAEVRIISRLKHRNLVQLLGWCDSRHGLLLVYELVAQGSLDRHLHRSDSESFLTWPERYQIILGLGSALRYLHQEWEQCVVHGDIKPSNIMLDDSLGTRLGDFGLARLGDHGARWHTTRAVMGTAGYIDPEFVNTHHPSTYSDVYSFGIVLLEIVSGRCPVILLEGGAHFVLVKWMWGLYGRNTILDAADERLRAAGDEANDRCMERVLVVGLWCAHPDQNERPSIAQAMHVLQSEDARLPELTPQMYRTVSEFAVTGRAIGALSVQSSSSATTATTGGHSKVSSESATSALLPDSKELG